The region AAAGCGGTCGTTGATCTTCTTGAAGTGATCCAGGTCGATCATCAGCACGGAGAACAGTCGTCCCCGGCTCTGGCTCCGCTTCACTTCCTTATCGCACCAGTACCGGAACGCCCGCCGGTTATACAACCGCGTCAGCGGGTCCGTGCTGGCGATATGCTCCAGCGCCGCGCTCAACGTCGCCGTCGTCATCCAGAAGAAGCCGAACGCCAGCCCCAGCGCTACCGCAATGTAAATCCCATACGCCAGCGTAGCCACCTGCTCCGCAAACGTTCCCGTCACCGTCCCCACGGCCATCCCGATGCTCCGCGCAAGGTTCAACACCGCAAAGAACGCCAGGATCACGATGTTGAACCATGCCGGCGCCCGCATATCCCGCTTCCCATGCCGGATCAGCAGCCGAGCCGTCTCGGACACCTGCACCGCCACCAGCAGACCCACCATCATCACCCGGACCCGCCCTGTCACCGTCCCGTTGATCGAAAGGAAGCTCATCGCCCCCTGGATCACAAGCAACAGGATTCCCATCTTCGGGACAAACGATTCAGCCTCCACTAGCTCCAGGAAGGAAACATGCAGCAGCACAAACGCCAGCAGGATCATCAGGTCCGCGCCCAGAATCCCCAGCAGCCGAGGCAGAACATGCTCGAACACCAGCAGCAGCGCGCCCACTCCGCCCACGCTGAACGCCGCCCCCAGCCATGCCAGCCCCTTCAGGCGCGGGTTCGTCAGCCGGACGACAAACAGTCCTCCACTGCCGCAACCCAGCAGAAGTGCGCCGAAGATCAGAACGTTATACGCAGCCATACCAATCCGTGAGAGTAAACCATCAGCTTTATCGGCAATTCAACCGGCGAAGAATAGCTCGCCGAACTAAGCGGCGGTGTGAACTTGGCCCTTGAACCCCGGCCCTATGCGGCCCGTTGAAACTCGATCTTCTTTTGGCACAACAAACGCAGGCAGTGTCTCAAACCCAGGCCGAGCCAGCAGGTATCCCTGCATCAACCGGATCCCGCACTCCTTTAATGCCCTGTACTCCTCCATCGTCTCCACGCCCTCTGCCACCAGCGGAATCTTCAGCTCTGCGCAGAGCTGCACCAGGCATCGCATCGTCGCCATCGCCACCGGCCGTAGATGAATCCTCCGCGTCAGCTCCATATCGATCTTAAGAATATCCGGCGTCAGCTCCGCAAACAGGTTCAATCCGCAGAAACCAGCCCCAAAGTCGTCCATCGCAATCTCAAACCCGTGCTTCCGGTACTCCTTGAAGATCGACAACATATGCTGCCGGTCCCGAACCTCTTCCGTCTCCGTGATCTCGAACACCAGGCGCTCCAGCGGAAACCCCACACTCGCCGCCGTCGCCACCGTCAGATGGATACACGCCGTCGGGTTATACACCGCCCCCGGCATAAAATTGATCGAAAGCTTCGCTCCCGTCTCCGCCAGCCCCAGCCGTTGCGCCAGCCTGATCGCCGTCGTCCGGCAGCCCTGGTCGAACGCATATCGGTTCTCGTCTGTCACCTGCGACAGCACACTCAACGCGGACTCGTTATTCACGCCTCGCACCAGAGCCTCATACGCATAAATCTTTCCAGCCTCCACATCCACAATCGGCTGAAACGCCATCGTGAACGGAAAGGGTTGAACTGGACCATCCGTGCAGCCGGAATCTTTCACCAGCGACGTTGCGGAACTTCTCATACAGGGGATACCTACTGGCCTTCCGGAAAATTGAACCAACCTGTCCCTGAAACCGCCTCTGGCCGTTCTTTCGGCTCTTCGTGCAGACGATCGGTTGACGATCAAGCATGACAACTCAACGTGCTAGGGATCGATCAACTGCAAGTCTCCACCACGCCCATCCTCCCCACAATCACCTGTCCGAGTCATATCAATTTCCACGCCCCTAACCCCTGCCTCCCCCGCTGCGCTACACTAACCCACCAAGACCACTCAGAAATGTCACATATCAGGAGGACCATGCTCGCCCCAGCCTTCCTCAAGCCCATCCTCGCCGCTCTCTGCCTCACCACAGCCCTCATTGCCCAGGCTCCCACCACTCCCATGCCCCCTAAACTCACGCCGGAACGCCACACCTATATCCTCCACAACTTCAAAACCGAGTCCGGCGCAGTCGTCCCCGAGCTCACCCTGGTCTACGGAACCTACGGCCACCTCAACGCCGATCGCTCCAACGCCATGCTCCTCCCCTCGCACTACATGGCCAAACTCACCGGATACGAGTGGCTCATGGGGCCCAACCGTGCCCTCGACCCCAACCAGCTCTTCCTCGTAACCTCAGAGCTCTTCGGCAACGGCAGCAGCTCCTCCCCCAGCAATACGCCCGAGCCCTTCCACGGCCCCCGCTTTCCCATCATGACCATCCGCGACAACGTCGTCGCCGTCCACCAGATGCTCACCGAAGAGCTGAAGATCAGCCACCTAAAAGCCATCATCGGCTTCTCCATGGGTGCCCAGCAGGCCTTCCAGTGGGCCGTCTCTTACCCCACCTTCGCAGACCGCATCGTAGCCACCTCCGGCACCGCCCGCACCTGGCCCCACGGCATCGTCCGTCTCGAAGGCCAGATCGCCGCCCTCACCACGGACCCAGTCTTCAACAACGGCGACTACACCCAGCCCCCGCAGAAGGGAATTGAAGCCTTCTCCGTCGTCTGGGCCGGCTGGCTCTTCTCCCAGGAGTGGTGGCGCAAAGAGCTCTGGCGCTCCAACAACCCACCCGGCACCACCTTCCCCCAGGTCCTCGAGCACTACCGCACCCACTTCATCCCCGGCGCCGACGCCAACAACCTCATCCTCCAGATGCGTACCTGGGAGCACCACGACGTAGGCACCACCCCAGGCTTCAACGGCGACACCGAAAAAGCCCTACGCTCCATCCAGGTCCCCTTCCTCTACATGCCATCAGCCACTGACATGTACTTCCCCCTCGAAGACGCACGCTACGAAGCCCAGTTCATCCCCAAAGTCTCGTTAGTCCCCATTCCCTCCCTCTGGGGCCACACCGCCGGAGCAGCCAGCAACCCCGCCGACGGCAAGTTCCTCAATGAAACCATCACCCGCTTCCTCGCCGGCCAATCTGTCACCCCACCCACCACCGCCGTCCAAGCCAACGACTAACTGAAAACTCACAACTGACAACTCAAAACTGATCAACGTAGCCCTTGTTTTTGCCGTTGCCGTTGCTGTTGCTGTTCCGTTGCTGTTGCTGTTGCCGTTGCCGTCGCCGTTGCCGTTGCCGTTGCCGTTCGGATTAGAGGGGGCCTTTAGGCCCCCGTCGACGGGCAAATGAAGTCGGGCTTTAGCCCCGGGCCTTTGCACTCCCATCCTCGCCACAAACTCCCAAGGAGCCCCCTTGCTCAAACGCCTCCTCCCCTTGATCCTCCTCACCACAACCATGGCCGCCCAATCCTTCCAACTCGAAGAAACCACCATAGCCAAAACCCAGGCCGCCCTCACATCCCACAAAACCACCTGCCGCCAACTAACCCAGGCCTACCTCACCCGCATAGCGCACTACGACCCAACCCTGAACACGGTTGTCACCCTGAACCCCCAGGCCCTCGCAGACGCAGACGCCCTCGATAAAGAGTTCGCCCAAACCCACAAGCTCCGCCCTCTCCAGGGCATCGTCGTCATGGTCAAGGACAACTACGACACCAAGGACCTCCAAACCACCGGAGGCTCCCTGGCCATGAAAGGCTTCATCCCCACTGAAGACGCCTTCATGGTAGCCAAGCTCCGTGCCGCGGGAGCCATCATCATCGCCAAATCCAACATGGCCGAGTGGGCCTTCAGCCCCTACCTCACAGAGAGTTCCATCGCCGGCATCACCCGCAACCCATACGACCCCACCCGCGTCCCAGCCGGCTCCAGCGGCGGCACCGGAGCCTCCGTCGCCGCCAACCTCGCGGAGGTCGGTTTAGGCACCGACACCGGCAACTCCATCCGCGGCCCCGCATCCCACAACGACCTCGTCGGCATCCGTCCCACCATCGGCCTCACCAGTCGCGCCGGCATCATCCCCTTATCATTCACCAACGACGTAGGCGGCCCCCTCGCCCGCACCGTAGCCGACGCAGCCGCCGTCCTCGCCGCCGTCCAGGGCTACGACCCCGCCGACCCCATCACCAAACTCTCCGAAGGCAAAGCCCCCAAAGACTACACAGCATCGCTAGACCCCAAAGGCCTGAAGGGAGCCCGCATAGGAGTAGTCCGCAAGTACATCGAAACCCCCACCACCGATCCCGAGATCAAAGCCCTCACAGAAAAAGCCATCGCAGACCTCAAGTCCCAGGGCGCAGAGATCATCGACAACTTCACCCTCCCAGACCTCGACCGAGGCCCGCAAAAACCCACCTGCGGAGGCTTCGAGTACGACCTCAACCAATACCTCGCTGCCCACCCCAACGCTCCCTGCAAAACCCTCGCAGAGATCATCGACTCCGGCCTCTACCTCGGCTCCATCGCCGACCGCCTCAAGCACGCCGCCCTCCCCGCCGCCGAAGCCACCACCGCCCATTGCCCGGACACCTATCACGACCCCCGCAAGATCGCCTTCCGCGACGCCATCACGCAGTCCATGGACGCCCAGCACCTCGACGCCCTCATCTACCCCACCTGGAGCAACCCCCCTCGCAAGGTAGGCGACCTCAAATCCCCCGCCGGCGACAACAGCCAGATCATCTCCCCCATGACCGGCTTCCCCGCCATCACCGTTCCCATGGGCTTCACCGTCAACCAAACCTTACCCGCAGGCCTGACCTTCGTAGGCCGCTCCTTCTCTGAGCCCGAACTCATCAAGCTCGCCTATGCCTACGAACAAGCCACCCACCACCGCCAACCCCCACCCCAATTCCCCAAACTTCATTAGTTGTTGCGGTTCGGATTAGAGGTGGGCTTCAGCCCACCGTAAACCGCCATCCGTTCCAATCCCTCTTATCCGCGTTACGCCGTCGCTTTCATATCCATTTCCACAACCCCCCGCATACAATCGACCCAAAGCAACACTTGGAGGCACTGCATGGCCGCTACACCGCGCTTCGCATCCCAACCCCGGGTCACTCTTCCCGGAAGTCAGAAACACCCCCTCACAACCGATACCGAAGTCCCGCCGCCAGCGCCAGTCAAAGCCGCCGCCACCAAGCTTTCCGCCACCCCCTTCACTGTCACCGTCATCGTCAAGCGCAAGAATCCTCTCAACCTCAAGCAGGTCCTCAAGCCAGCCGGCCGCCTCACCCATGCCGCCTTCGCCAAGGCCCACGGTCCCTCCCCGGACGGCGTCAAGCTCGTCAAAGCCTTCGCCAAGGAGTTCGGCCTCACCGTCGCCCCCGCCCCCGGCCAGGGTCGCCGAGCCCTCTACCTTACCGGCACCGCCGCCGCCATGCAGACGGCCTTCGGCGTAACCTTCGCCACCAAAATCATGGAAGGCACCAAGTACCGCGTCCGTGAAGGCGATATCTGCCTCCCCAAGGAGCTCATCGGCCACGTAGACGCAGTCCTCGGCCTCGACAATCGCCCTCAAGCGAAGCCCCATTTTCGTCACCACAAGCCAGCCGCCACCAGCGTCTCCTACACCCCCGTCCAGGTCGGCCAGCTCTACGGCTTCCCCTCGGGCGCAAAAGCCACGGGCCAAACCATCGGCCTCATTGAGCTCGGCGGAGGCTTCCGCGCAGCCGACATCACCGCCTACTTCAAAACTCTCGGCCAGACCGCGCCCAAAGTCACCGCCGTCCTCGTAGACAAGGCCAAAAACACCCCCACCACCTCCAGCAGCGCGGACGGTGAGGTCATGCTTGATATCGAGGTCGCCGCCGCCGTAGCGCCCGGCGCAAACATCGCCGTCTACTTTGCGCCCAACACAGACCAGGGTTTCATCGACGCCATCTCCCAGGCCGTCCATGACACCGTCAACAAGCCCAGCGTCATCAGCATCTCCTGGGGCGGCCCGGAGTCCACCTGGACAGCCCAGTCGCTCGCCGCGCTGGACGCAGCCTGCCAGTCCGCCGCGGCCCTCGGCATCACCATCACCGTAGCCGCCGGAGACGACGGCTCAACCGACGGCGTCAAGGGCACCGTCAACCACGTCGACTTCCCCGCCTCCAGCCCTCACGTCCTCGGCTGCGGCGGAACCAAGCTCCTCGGCTCCGGCACTACCATCACCTCAGAGGTCGTCTGGAACGAGCTCACCGCCAACGAGGGCGCAACCGGCGGCGGTGTCTCCAACGTCTTCCCGCTCCCTACGTGGCAGGCCAAATCCAACGTCCCCAAACCCACCGTAGCCGCCGGCGGTCGTGGCGTGCCGGACGTCTCCGGCAACGCAGACCCCAGCACCGGTTATACGGTCCGCGTCGATGGCTCAACCTTCCCCATCGGCGGCACCAGCGCGGTCGCACCCCTTTGGGCCGGCCTCATCGCCTTGTGCAACGCTCAGAACAAGACCACCGCCGGCTTCATAAACCCCGCCCTCTACGCCGCGGCGGCCGCAAAAAGCTTCCGCGACATCACCTCTGGCAACAACGGAGGCTTCAAAGCCGGCCCCGGCTGGGACGCCTGCACCGGCCTCGGCAGCCCCATCGGCACCGCCATCGCCAAAACCCTCGCACCTGCAACAAAGTCCACCAGCAAAACCGCCGTCAAGAACGCCCCTGAAATTCGGTTCAGACCGCATAAAAAGGCCCCAACCAAAACCGCAGCCAAGACCCCGGCACTGCGAAGACTGAAATAGTCTGCACGGCCTTAACCAAATGGGAGAGCATCAAGCTCTCCCATTTTTATCGCAACAAACATAGGACTACCTCATGCCCCTCACCCGCCGCCACTTCCTCGGCCAGGCAGCCTCCGCCGCCCTCCTCGCCTCCGCCCGAGCCCAAACCGGTGCGCCCGCAGGCCAGCCCGGCGCATACGCAAAGCCCAAACCCATGATCCCCGGCCCTTACCAGCCCACTTGGGAATCCCTTCGCGACCTCTACCGGGTCCCCACCTGGCTTAACGAAGCCAAGTTCGGCATCTTCATCCACTGGGGTCTCTACTCCATCCCCGCCCACATCAACGAGTGGTACATCAAGCACATGTACACCACGGACTCTGCCTGGCACACCCAGCACTACGGCCCGCCAGACAAGTTCGGCTACAAGGACTTCATCCCCCTCTTCAAAGTCCCCAACTATCGCCCCAACGAATGGGCCTCCCTCTTCAAAAACTCCGGTGCCCGCTACGTCATCCCCGTAGCCGAGCACCACGACGGCTTCGCCATGTGGGACAGCGATCTCACCCCCTGGTCCGCTGGCAAGATGGGCCCCAAGCGAGACCTCATCGGTGAGCTTGCGAAGGCGGTGCGCGATCAAAATCTCATCTTCGGCCTCTCCAACCACCGCATGGAGCATCACGACTTCGCCTACCCCGCTCCCGGCGTCCCCAACGATCAGTTCGACCCCCGCTACGCAGGCTTCTATGGTCCACCCATCCAGGGCGACATGAACCAGGGCAACGCCTCCCAGGCCTTCCAGGAAGACTGGCTCGCACGAGTCCAGGAGCAGATCGATAAGTACCACCCCCAGATGATCTACTTCGACAACGGCGTCAACCCGCGCGACTACGACGACGTCAAGCTCCGCGCTGCCGCCTACTACTACAACCGCGCCCACGAGTGGGGCCAGCAAGCCACCCTCGCCACCAAGGACGTCGCCTACCTCTTCGGCAGCGTGCAGGACTTTGAAAAGCAGCAGCGCGCCCCCCGCTGGATCTATCCCGCCGCCGGCTGGCAGGTCGATGACTCCATCGGCAGCACCTGGGGCTACACCGATGGCATGTCCATCCGCCCCGCCGAATCCATCATCCGCGAGTTAGTCGAGATCGCCAGCCAGGGCGGCAACCTCCTCCTCAACATCTCTCCCATGGGCGATGGCAGCATCCCGGAAGCCCAGCAACAAGCCCTCCTGGGGGTAGGGAACTGGCTCCAGACCCACGGCGAAGCCATATACGGCTCCCGCCCCTGGGTCCACATGGGCGAAGGCCCCACCATCCCTACCGAAGTCCCCGGCGACTGGAAGGGAGGCTCCACCGCCGTCCCCGGCCCCCCGCTCAAACGCCCCACCCCCATCCCCGTCACGGAAGCCGACCTCCGCTTCACCATCAACAAGGGCTGCCTCTACGCCTTCGGCTACAAGTGGCCCACCACCAACAAGGCCATTCTCACCCTCCTGGCCACCGGCAAAGCCAAAGTAGAACGAGTCACCCTGTTAGGCTCAGCCACCCCCATCCCCTTCCACCAAACCCCCGAAGCCCTCAACGTAACCCTGCCTAACCAAACCACCCCAGGCATGTACGCCCTGAAAATAGAAGGAACCTTCCTCCTTGGCCTCGCCTGACTGAATCACCCCAAACCTCCCGCCATCCTGAGCGCAGCGAAGGACCCCCGCATTTGTCGTTGCCGCTGCATTTGCTGTTGCCGCTGCATTTGCCGTTGCCGCTTTTGCCGTTGCCGCTTTTGCCGTTGCCGCTGCTTTTGGCCGTTGCGGTTGCCTTTCGGATTAGAGGGGGGCTTCAGCCCCCCGACAGGGCAAGAGGAAGAAGTGGGCTTTAGCCCCGGGTATTCCCTTCCGCCTACAAACCATCCAAAAACAGCAACTTACAACTATTTTCACA is a window of Granulicella tundricola MP5ACTX9 DNA encoding:
- a CDS encoding GGDEF domain-containing protein, producing MAAYNVLIFGALLLGCGSGGLFVVRLTNPRLKGLAWLGAAFSVGGVGALLLVFEHVLPRLLGILGADLMILLAFVLLHVSFLELVEAESFVPKMGILLLVIQGAMSFLSINGTVTGRVRVMMVGLLVAVQVSETARLLIRHGKRDMRAPAWFNIVILAFFAVLNLARSIGMAVGTVTGTFAEQVATLAYGIYIAVALGLAFGFFWMTTATLSAALEHIASTDPLTRLYNRRAFRYWCDKEVKRSQSRGRLFSVLMIDLDHFKKINDRFGHLAGDGALCAAVEKMQDSIRGIDILGRWGGEEFILLLPGASPDSALVIADRLRLNVAKIMVGATGELHRLEEILGDPNDMMRVTVSLGVTTYRGKGDTVESMLKRADEGLYEAKATGRNRIVAMT
- a CDS encoding S53 family peptidase yields the protein MAATPRFASQPRVTLPGSQKHPLTTDTEVPPPAPVKAAATKLSATPFTVTVIVKRKNPLNLKQVLKPAGRLTHAAFAKAHGPSPDGVKLVKAFAKEFGLTVAPAPGQGRRALYLTGTAAAMQTAFGVTFATKIMEGTKYRVREGDICLPKELIGHVDAVLGLDNRPQAKPHFRHHKPAATSVSYTPVQVGQLYGFPSGAKATGQTIGLIELGGGFRAADITAYFKTLGQTAPKVTAVLVDKAKNTPTTSSSADGEVMLDIEVAAAVAPGANIAVYFAPNTDQGFIDAISQAVHDTVNKPSVISISWGGPESTWTAQSLAALDAACQSAAALGITITVAAGDDGSTDGVKGTVNHVDFPASSPHVLGCGGTKLLGSGTTITSEVVWNELTANEGATGGGVSNVFPLPTWQAKSNVPKPTVAAGGRGVPDVSGNADPSTGYTVRVDGSTFPIGGTSAVAPLWAGLIALCNAQNKTTAGFINPALYAAAAAKSFRDITSGNNGGFKAGPGWDACTGLGSPIGTAIAKTLAPATKSTSKTAVKNAPEIRFRPHKKAPTKTAAKTPALRRLK
- a CDS encoding EAL domain-containing protein, which encodes MRSSATSLVKDSGCTDGPVQPFPFTMAFQPIVDVEAGKIYAYEALVRGVNNESALSVLSQVTDENRYAFDQGCRTTAIRLAQRLGLAETGAKLSINFMPGAVYNPTACIHLTVATAASVGFPLERLVFEITETEEVRDRQHMLSIFKEYRKHGFEIAMDDFGAGFCGLNLFAELTPDILKIDMELTRRIHLRPVAMATMRCLVQLCAELKIPLVAEGVETMEEYRALKECGIRLMQGYLLARPGFETLPAFVVPKEDRVSTGRIGPGFKGQVHTAA
- a CDS encoding alpha-L-fucosidase is translated as MPLTRRHFLGQAASAALLASARAQTGAPAGQPGAYAKPKPMIPGPYQPTWESLRDLYRVPTWLNEAKFGIFIHWGLYSIPAHINEWYIKHMYTTDSAWHTQHYGPPDKFGYKDFIPLFKVPNYRPNEWASLFKNSGARYVIPVAEHHDGFAMWDSDLTPWSAGKMGPKRDLIGELAKAVRDQNLIFGLSNHRMEHHDFAYPAPGVPNDQFDPRYAGFYGPPIQGDMNQGNASQAFQEDWLARVQEQIDKYHPQMIYFDNGVNPRDYDDVKLRAAAYYYNRAHEWGQQATLATKDVAYLFGSVQDFEKQQRAPRWIYPAAGWQVDDSIGSTWGYTDGMSIRPAESIIRELVEIASQGGNLLLNISPMGDGSIPEAQQQALLGVGNWLQTHGEAIYGSRPWVHMGEGPTIPTEVPGDWKGGSTAVPGPPLKRPTPIPVTEADLRFTINKGCLYAFGYKWPTTNKAILTLLATGKAKVERVTLLGSATPIPFHQTPEALNVTLPNQTTPGMYALKIEGTFLLGLA
- a CDS encoding amidase family protein; translated protein: MLKRLLPLILLTTTMAAQSFQLEETTIAKTQAALTSHKTTCRQLTQAYLTRIAHYDPTLNTVVTLNPQALADADALDKEFAQTHKLRPLQGIVVMVKDNYDTKDLQTTGGSLAMKGFIPTEDAFMVAKLRAAGAIIIAKSNMAEWAFSPYLTESSIAGITRNPYDPTRVPAGSSGGTGASVAANLAEVGLGTDTGNSIRGPASHNDLVGIRPTIGLTSRAGIIPLSFTNDVGGPLARTVADAAAVLAAVQGYDPADPITKLSEGKAPKDYTASLDPKGLKGARIGVVRKYIETPTTDPEIKALTEKAIADLKSQGAEIIDNFTLPDLDRGPQKPTCGGFEYDLNQYLAAHPNAPCKTLAEIIDSGLYLGSIADRLKHAALPAAEATTAHCPDTYHDPRKIAFRDAITQSMDAQHLDALIYPTWSNPPRKVGDLKSPAGDNSQIISPMTGFPAITVPMGFTVNQTLPAGLTFVGRSFSEPELIKLAYAYEQATHHRQPPPQFPKLH
- a CDS encoding alpha/beta fold hydrolase, which produces MLAPAFLKPILAALCLTTALIAQAPTTPMPPKLTPERHTYILHNFKTESGAVVPELTLVYGTYGHLNADRSNAMLLPSHYMAKLTGYEWLMGPNRALDPNQLFLVTSELFGNGSSSSPSNTPEPFHGPRFPIMTIRDNVVAVHQMLTEELKISHLKAIIGFSMGAQQAFQWAVSYPTFADRIVATSGTARTWPHGIVRLEGQIAALTTDPVFNNGDYTQPPQKGIEAFSVVWAGWLFSQEWWRKELWRSNNPPGTTFPQVLEHYRTHFIPGADANNLILQMRTWEHHDVGTTPGFNGDTEKALRSIQVPFLYMPSATDMYFPLEDARYEAQFIPKVSLVPIPSLWGHTAGAASNPADGKFLNETITRFLAGQSVTPPTTAVQAND